From a region of the Hippopotamus amphibius kiboko isolate mHipAmp2 chromosome 3, mHipAmp2.hap2, whole genome shotgun sequence genome:
- the C3H4orf54 gene encoding uncharacterized protein C4orf54 homolog, translating to MLSFHFWESQGRPTDAAPSVAGGIQTCSCRRCQANNRTEQLSYGKLATVSARAAAPWPQTTSATSSRSLPSSLSLAWAPPQRLKNWEVVATAAVVPTALGPVQARGTLLRATPQPLQGQRGTQDSSSAHHCLFLLLKPRRGLRMQGAPPELNLQARPKEVGDRVSGAQDRQELKQQLRPLPKPSASSQREAKYVEMCASAAVQRDSPRSMRLTLEQRPGGQRGSRSPKEKAQEESSGQECEAPTLLKNPASPDLSRSPLSRTEEGRNLSSSSSSSLVDKAEEGSLSKMDDTTTSTGALATSSSSLGFESDSGENAVSCQSKGGEEGKKAGGGGGGRRGEGRCRGGEGDGTECRDIIAKSQGSRDPPENQEAHYITTHEIQLSEVEQDMDFDVGLASRWDFEDNNVIYSFVDYASFGGSDETPEDVTTLTEEDDDNSCYLSTTPSTNATRTPSPTSSDPARPSAGSSGGDTSSTEVGSGPSDSDPTPPPTGPGTATPRQPLPEPPEAASGAAAAASSCGGAASQILLSIKPTSQAINEPSNVCAKQNIIYAAKHEGDMSLRVSTAAEHNSSSLKQHPAAAVAQDHAKKYIAVPARLQTRCGAIRAKELVDYSSGASSAVSELDDADKEVRNLTSRAFRSLAYPYFEALNISSRESSALSEVGFGRWSTFLDLKCGGVGARVEQSLLRSSAASVAAGLRKGSGARTTADQLYIQSKKSQTKALEFVVSKVEGEIKHVETPLCFQKQVQSGSRVVTLLEPLNLRSESKASSATGPCRATKAPSKGPGSVYTDDGSETSEGSKPASRADGPQKKSKFASSLLKNVISKKMQREHEFKMERGEVSDTSHHNLSSTSKETKGPSPGSEKLRERGLQRQSSRHSEAGSEYTVVSVSDAGGEGSIAGSKSPIFKASAPREMCHAGSGRNFADGHPEEVCEIKKSASETVKGIFLRSQNSAFRSWKEKEAEKREEKAPIGKLKLPKGGDWRADLGEISASKSTIMSRLFVPNIQQTPKDKQPGKQATKYPAAQATSTAVIRPKAPEIKIRLGSVQQPSSDFNIAKLLTPKLASGSTSNLFKTIEDNSRAQQKLFRGDNLEKVPQFQVRDVRDKSKAQGPLHQVRDVRKLIKGSGDSSDKGSVTPEQGLTGPKPRQLAPAAGGSGSLSPMVITCQAVVNQRDDSMDREQRETVGKGAGSRVLNSSSPEGTVLVHRASGRLPVATIAPNKPEQGSYLPVLKIVSKAQKTPEKVKEEEVKEEGKGPKTSRNALEKLTAAVRSMEELYSFNRNEWKRKSDPLPLMTDSHVLSLIASEERRGAGGVERDPDKLAKRLGEADERGSGNKGGVVLRGGHAERLQRRNSNPSAESVSARAAAFESLARERPRSLYIPPVHKDVDRTQPLQPLPPLPSNRNVFTVSASSTQKTGGVAGKFPQGPSPGSPSAAKGIKSQGLRSLKISPATRAPLEEVTNRKNGSHLEKSNSDCENYLTIPLKGSSAAGELPGRPGAGREGPPASSASSLCSLPPLSARSQVPSSPKGSQVSGTSRPAWRTKPDNPRELVAAPAGPQSPEHPPTAIYHQQPLPFTLQGAQPQVLCFSPPGMPAPAPAGPAPVPTDPFQQPQPQQTQRKMLLDVTTGQYYLVDTPVQPMTRRLFDPETGQYVDVPMTSQQQPVAPMSLPVPPLALSPGAYGPTYMIYPGFLPTVLPANALQPTPIARTPGGGELSPMAAEPLSKEAAVSFTEAPYFMASGQSPACSSSSVPAATSQLVGAKGFAQLHGKPVISITSQPLGPRIIAPPSFDGTTMSFVVEHR from the coding sequence atgctttcctttcatttctgggAGTCCCAGGGTCGACCTACAGATGCTGCTCCTTCCGTGGCCGGTGGCATTCAGACTTGTAGCTGCCGACGGTGCCAGGCAAACAACCGGACAGAACAGCTCAGCTACGGGAAGCTGGCCACGGTCTCGGCCAGAGCAGCAGCCCCCTGGCCACAGACCACCTCTGCCACCTCATCCAggagccttccttcctccctcagccTTGCCTGGGCCCCGCCACAGAGGCTGAAGAACTGGGAGGTGGTGGCAACAGCGGCAGTGGTGCCTACAGCCTTGGGGCCAGTCCAGGCACGTGGGACCCTGCTTCGGGCTACTCCGCAGCCCCTTCAGGGCCAGAGAGGGACCCAGGACAGCTCCAGTGCTCACCACTGTCTCTTCCTGTTGCTAAAACCTAGGCGAGGGCTCAGAATGCAAGGCGCCCCTCCTGAGCTGAATCTGCAGGCCAGACCGAAGGAGGTGGGGGACAGGGTGAGCGGAGCTCAAGACCGCCAGGAGCTAAAGCAGCAGCTGCGGCCACTTCCCAAGCCATCAGCCTCCTCCCAGCGAGAAGCCAAATATGTGGAGATGTGCGCTTCAGCTGCAGTCCAGAGGGACAGTCCCCGGAGCATGAGACTTACTCTGGAGCAGCGCCCGGGGGGTCAGAGGGGCTCTCGGAGCCCCAAGGAGAAAGCCCAGGAAGAATCCAGCGGTCAAGAGTGCGAGGCTCCAACCCTCCTGAAGAATCCTGCCTCCCCAGACCTCTCCAGATCTCCGCTCTCCCGCACTGAGGAGGGCAGAAACctatcctcttcctcctcctcctccctggtgGACAAAGCAGAAGAAGGTAGCCTTTCCAAGATGGATGATACCACCACATCCACAGGGGCTCTGGCCACCTCGTCCTCATCGTTAGGCTTTGAGAGTGACAGTGGTGAGAACGCAGTGAGCTGCCAGTCCaagggaggagaagaagggaaaaaagcaggaggaggaggagggggaaggagaggagaagggagatgtaggggaggagaaggagatggaacaGAGTGCAGAGACATTATTGCCAAGTCTCAGGGCAGCAGGGACCCCCCAGAAAATCAGGAGGCTCACTACATCACCACCCACGAGATCCAGCTGAGCGAGGTAGAGCAGGACATGGATTTCGACGTGGGCCTGGCCTCCCGCTGGGATTTCGAGGACAACAACGTGATCTACTCATTCGTGGACTATGCTTCCTTTGGTGGCAGCGACGAGACCCCAGAGGACGTCACCACCCTGACCGAAGAGGACGATGACAACAGCTGCTACCTCAGCACCACTCCCAGCACCAACGCCACCCGGACACCCAGCCCCACCAGCAGTGACCCCGCCCGCCCCAGCGCAGGCAGCAGCGGTGGCGACACCAGCAGCACGGAAGTGGGCAGCGGCCCCTCGGACAGTGACCCCACTCCCCCGCCCACGGGGCCTGGCACTGCCACCCCGCGTCAGCCCTTGCCGGAGCCCCCGGAGGCGGCTTCAGGGGCAGCAGCCGCCGCAAGCAGCTGTGGGGGTGCAGCAAGCCAGATCCTCCTATCAATCAAACCGACTTCCCAGGCTATAAATGAGCCTAGCAACGTGTGTGCAAAGCAAAACATTATTTATGCTGCCAAGCATGAAGGCGACATGAGCCTCCGCGTCTCTACAGCTGCTGAACACAATTCAAGTTCACTGAAGCAACACCCGGCTGCAGCCGTGGCTCAGGACCATGCAAAGAAATACATCGCCGTCCCTGCTCGCCTGCAAACCCGGTGCGGGGCCATCCGGGCGAAGGAGCTGGTGGACTACTCTAGCGGAGCTTCCAGTGCCGTGAGCGAGCTGGACGATGCCGACAAAGAGGTGCGTAACCTGACCTCCCGGGCCTTCCGGAGCCTCGCTTACCCCTACTTTGAGGCTCTGAACATCAGCTCCCGGGAGTCGTCCGCGCTCTCCGAAGTCGGCTTTGGGCGTTGGTCAACCTTCCTGGACTTAAAATGTGGAGGTGTTGGAGCCAGGGTGGAACAGAGCCTCCTCAGGAGCAGCGCAGCCTCTGTGGCTGCAGGTCTGAGGAAGGGCAGCGGGGCCAGGACGACCGCAGACCAGCTCTACATCCAGTCCAAGAAGTCCCAGACCAAGGCCTTGGAGTTCGTAGTCAGCAAAGTAGAGGGGGAGATCAAACACGTGGAGACACCCCTGTGTTTCCAGAAGCAGGTCCAGTCTGGCTCCCGCGTGGTCACCCTTCTCGAGCCTCTGAATTTACGCAGTGAGAGCAAAGCCAGCTCAGCCACCGGGCCCTGCAGGGCCACCAAAGCCCCCAGCAAAGGCCCCGGGTCAGTGTACACGGATGACGGCTCAGAGACCTCTGAGGGCAGCAAGCCTGCCTCCCGCGCTGATGGCCCCCAGAAGAAGTCCAAGTTTGCTTCCAGTCTGCTCAAAAACGTCATCTCCAAGAAGATGCAGCGGGAACACGAGTTCAAAATGGAGAGGGGAGAAGTCAGTGACACGTCCCACCATAACCTCTCCAGCACCTCCAAGGAGACCAAGGGCCCTTCCCCCGGGAGTGAGAAGCTGCGGGAGAGGGGCCTGCAGAGGCAGAGTTCTCGCCACTCGGAGGCCGGCTCTGAGTACACGGTGGTGAGTGTGTCTGATGCAGGTGGGGAGGGGTCCATAGCTGGGTCTAAATCCCCAATTTTCAAAGCCAGTGCCCCTAGGGAGATGTGCCATGCAGGCTCCGGCCGTAATTTCGCCGATGGACACCCAGAAGAAGTGTGTGAAATTAAGAAGAGTGCATCAGAGACTGTCAAGGGCATCTTCCTCCGTAGTCAGAACAGTGCATTCCGGTCgtggaaggagaaagaggctgAGAAGCGAGAAGAAAAAGCCCCCATTGGGAAGCTGAAACTCCCCAAAGGGGGCGACTGGAGGGCTGATCTCGGGGAGATCTCTGCCAGCAAGTCCACCATCATGTCTCGCCTCTTTGTCCCCAACATCCAGCAGACACCCAAGGACAAGCAGCCGGGGAAGCAGGCCACCAAGTACCCTGCTGCCCAGGCCACCTCCACAGCAGTGATCAGGCCCAAGGCTCCCGAAATCAAGATCCGGCTGGGCAGCGTGCAACAGCCAAGCTCCGACTTCAACATTGCCAAGTTGCTCACGCCCAAACTGGCCAGTGGCAGCACCTCGAACCTCTTCAAGACCATTGAGGATAACAGCAGGGCACAGCAGAAACTCTTCCGCGGGGACAACCTGGAAAAAGTGCCCCAGTTCCAGGTGAGAGACGTCAGGGACAAGTCCAAGGCCCAAGGGCCCCTGCACCAGGTGAGAGATGTCCGGAAACTAATCAAAGGGTCAGGGGACAGCAGTGACAAGGGCAGCGTCACCCCAGAGCAGGGGCTGACCGGGCCCAAACCCAGGCAGCTGGCTCCCGCAGCTGGCGGATCGGGATCCCTGTCCCCCATGGTGATCACGTGCCAGGCCGTGGTGAACCAGAGGGACGACAGCATGGACCGAGAGCAGAGGGAGACCGTGGGCAAGGGGGCCGGCAGCAGGGTCTTGAATTCCTCCTCACCGGAAGGGACAGTCTTGGTTCACAGGGCATCTGGCAGGCTGCCCGTGGCCACCATCGCCCCCAATAAGCCTGAGCAGGGCTCGTACCTTCCTGTGCTCAAGATCGTCTCCAAGGCTCAGAAGACCCCAGAGaaggtgaaggaggaggaggtcaaggaggaaggaaaaggccCCAAGACATCCCGCAATGCCCTGGAGAAGCTGACGGCGGCCGTGAGGTCCATGGAAGAGCTGTACAGCTTCAACAGGAACGAGTGGAAGCGGAAAAGCGACCCCTTGCCCCTGATGACCGACAGCCACGTCCTGTCGCTCATCGCCAGCGAGGAGAGACGAGGGGCCGGGGGTGTCGAGCGGGACCCCGACAAGCTGGCCAAACGGCTGGGCGAGGCGGACGAGCGGGGCTCCGGGAACAAAGGCGGGGTGGTCCTGCGAGGGGGTCACGCAGAGCGGCTGCAGCGGAGAAACTCCAACCCGAGCGCCGAGAGCGTGTCCGCCCGCGCGGCTGCCTTTGAGAGCCTGGCCAGGGAGAGGCCCCGGTCCCTCTATATTCCCCCGGTGCACAAGGATGTGGACAGAACCcagcccctgcagcccctgcccccgcTCCCCAGCAACCGGAACGTGTTCACGGTGAGTGCCAGCAGCACCCAGAAGACTGGGGGTGTCGCTGGCAAGTTCCCACAAGGCCCTTCTCCAGGGAGTCCTTCAGCGGCAAAGGGCATCAAATCTCAGGGACTCCGGTCTCTCAAGATCTCTCCGGCCACCCGGGCACCGCTCGAAGAGGTGACCAACAGGAAAAATGGCAGCCATTTGGAAAAGAGCAATAGTGACTGTGAGAATTATCTGACCATCCCCCTTAAAGGAAGCTCTGCAGCTGGGGAGCTTCCaggcaggcctggggctgggagggaggggccccCAGCCTCCTCAGCCTCCAGTCTCTGCAGCTTGCCCCCCCTGAGTGCCCGCAGTCAGGTCCCCAGTAGCCCCAAGGGCTCTCAGGTCAGTGGAACCAGCCGGCCAGCGTGGCGCACCAAACCAGATAACCCCCGGGAGCTGGTAGCGGCCCCCGCAGGGCCACAGAGCCCTGAGCATCCCCCCACCGCCATCTACCACCAACAGCCACTGCCCTTCACCCTGCAGGGGGCCCAGCCCCAGGTCCTCTGCTTCTCCCCTCCAGGCATGCCTGCCCCAGCACCTGCAGGCCCAGCTCCAGTCCCCACAGACCCCTTCCAGCAGCCACAGCCTCAGCAGACCCAGCGCAAGATGCTCCTGGATGTGACCACCGGCCAGTACTATCTGGTGGACACACCAGTACAGCCCATGACCCGGAGACTGTTTGACCCCGAGACAGGGCAGTATGTGGACGTGCCCATGACCTCCCAGCAGCAGCCTGTGGCTCCCATGTCCCTCCCTGTGCCTCCCTTGGCCCTGAGTCCCGGGGCCTATGGACCCACCTACATGATCTACCCCGGGTTTCTGCCCACGGTGCTGCCCGCCAACGCCCTGCAGCCCACGCCAATTGCTCGCACTCCCGGGGGCGGTGAGCTCTCCCCCATGGCAGCAGAGCCCCTCAGCAAAGAGGCAGCTGTGTCCTTCACCGAGGCCCCCTACTTCATGGCCTCCGGTCAGTCCCctgcctgctcttcctcctctgtcCCGGCAGCCACATCCCAGCTCGTGGGGGCCAAGGGCTTTGCCCAGCTACACGGCAAGCCTGTCATCAGCATCACATCGCAGCCCCTGGGGCCACGGATCATTGCGCCCCCCTCCTTTGACGGCACCACCATGAGCTTCGTGGTGGAACACAGATGA